The Clostridioides sp. ES-S-0010-02 genome window below encodes:
- a CDS encoding endonuclease/exonuclease/phosphatase family protein, translating to MKIVTYNIHKGMDSNNKLTLSKMGIYLKNLNCDVVCLQEVLYPQFLALKAVLNMDGVFATNVKKVNMLYGICTFTKLKILNNNHFFLTSKKEQRGALCITVDDYGRIINIINVHLGLDREERAKQLDEIIDYRNRLVGAVVLCGDFNEKNISLDMFSDMAVCLNKSQFATFEKSNSRIDYIFVDRKTELKGYIVEKIYLSDHYPVIGYI from the coding sequence ATGAAAATAGTAACCTACAATATTCATAAAGGTATGGATTCAAATAATAAATTGACATTATCTAAAATGGGAATATATTTAAAGAACTTAAATTGTGATGTAGTTTGTTTGCAGGAAGTACTATACCCTCAATTTTTAGCTTTAAAGGCTGTTTTAAATATGGATGGTGTATTTGCTACAAATGTAAAAAAGGTAAATATGCTATATGGAATTTGTACATTTACAAAATTAAAAATATTAAACAATAATCATTTTTTTTTAACTAGTAAAAAAGAACAGCGAGGAGCACTTTGTATAACTGTAGATGATTATGGAAGAATTATAAATATTATAAATGTTCACTTAGGTTTAGATAGAGAAGAGAGAGCAAAGCAACTGGATGAAATAATAGACTATAGAAATAGATTAGTAGGAGCTGTTGTTTTATGTGGTGATTTCAATGAAAAAAATATCTCTTTAGATATGTTTAGTGATATGGCTGTTTGTCTAAATAAATCTCAGTTTGCAACCTTTGAAAAGTCAAATTCTAGGATAGATTATATTTTTGTTGATAGAAAAACTGAACTAAAAGGATATATAGTAGAGAAGATTTATTTATCAGACCATTATCCAGTAATAGGATATATTTGA
- a CDS encoding VanW family protein, giving the protein MSRSTTRVSKLGKEKKRNFIIVLAVLAVAIGVSTYFFNNKFLYNGKIAKNVYIEDINVSDMSKEEALKAVTDKYTPEDLNLTYDGKDYKISPNDIDLKYNTEEVVKNAYESTKKGSYFQNLKKYIDIRINKLSLKIESGYDEAKLSAQVSSVADSINVKMKNASVSVGSGGLNYTESVIGREFDLASNKESIYNMIKNKEHKPLELKVNLQKPDITTEQVKSVNSVIGQYSTTYSQSVSGRAYNVALSARKTSDVLLMPGEEFSYNKLTGPSNKANGYKDAPVIVYGKLEQSAGGGVCQTSSTVYNAALLSGMEITQVTNHSSASTYVPRGRDATVSDGGLNLKFKNPYNHPVYIKNYAGGGSVSSIVYGNSGDKPNISIEVKNTGKDKYSTYRVYKDSNGKVIKREHISNSSYKELKK; this is encoded by the coding sequence ATGAGCAGAAGTACAACAAGGGTTTCAAAATTAGGAAAAGAAAAAAAACGAAATTTTATAATAGTGTTAGCAGTTTTAGCTGTAGCGATTGGTGTGTCTACTTATTTTTTTAACAACAAATTTCTATATAATGGGAAAATAGCTAAAAATGTATATATAGAAGATATAAATGTATCCGATATGAGCAAAGAAGAAGCATTAAAAGCTGTAACAGATAAGTATACTCCAGAAGACCTGAATCTTACTTATGATGGAAAAGATTATAAAATATCTCCAAATGATATTGATTTAAAATATAACACAGAAGAAGTTGTAAAAAATGCTTATGAGAGTACAAAAAAAGGTTCTTACTTTCAAAACTTAAAGAAGTATATTGATATAAGAATAAATAAGCTATCCCTGAAAATAGAATCTGGATATGATGAGGCAAAACTTAGTGCTCAAGTATCTTCAGTAGCAGATAGCATCAACGTTAAAATGAAAAATGCTTCAGTTAGTGTTGGAAGTGGTGGATTAAATTACACAGAGTCTGTTATAGGTAGAGAATTTGACTTGGCATCAAATAAAGAATCTATATACAACATGATAAAAAATAAAGAGCATAAGCCTTTAGAACTAAAAGTAAACCTTCAAAAACCAGATATAACGACAGAACAAGTAAAATCTGTGAATTCTGTTATAGGTCAATATTCAACAACATATTCTCAATCTGTATCAGGTAGAGCATATAATGTGGCATTGTCAGCAAGAAAAACTAGTGATGTTTTACTAATGCCAGGTGAAGAATTTTCATATAATAAGCTTACAGGGCCTAGCAATAAAGCTAATGGTTACAAAGATGCACCAGTTATAGTTTATGGAAAATTAGAGCAATCAGCAGGTGGAGGTGTTTGTCAAACATCTTCAACAGTTTATAATGCAGCTCTTCTTTCAGGTATGGAAATAACACAAGTTACAAACCACTCATCTGCATCTACTTATGTACCAAGAGGTAGAGATGCTACGGTAAGTGATGGAGGATTAAATTTAAAATTTAAAAATCCATATAACCATCCTGTATATATTAAAAATTATGCAGGTGGAGGAAGTGTATCATCTATAGTATATGGCAATTCTGGTGATAAACCAAATATATCTATAGAAGTAAAAAACACTGGAAAAGATAAATATTCTACATATAGGGTGTATAAAGACTCAAATGGAAAAGTCATAAAAAGAGAACATATATCAAATAGTTCTTATAAAGAATTGAAAAAATAG